In bacterium, the DNA window TCTGCAGTTTGGGTGGTGATGTTGCTATCGACAAGTGGCACTTGCAGTTCACCAACAGAAATTCCTGAGCCGCTTGCGGTAGCACTTGGCGTTACAATGCCCCATTTGTTTGCGGTTGTACCAAAAATTGGTGTATTTTTTTTGCGATCAACATCTTCTTGATCGCGGTAGTACAGGTTGTAGCCAAGATCGATAGTAAAACCGCGGTTGTGGTAGGCAAAAGCAAGAATCATGTCGAGCTGGCTGCCGGGAGTGACATCGCAATCAACCGTCAATTTATTAGCGGCAGGAATCAAAATTGTGGCTGCGCCAGTAACTTGACCAACAAGTGCATAATGGCCCCAAGGAATTATGCTGCCATCGGTATTTTTTAAACCGAGCGTTCTTTGTTCAGTGCTTTGAAATAGATAGCGATAGTTTAGGGCGCCGTGAAATGAGAAGTTGTGTTGGTTGTGTTGCCACATGATGGCGCCGCCATCAAGGCCGGCACCAAAACCCCAGTGAGTGCCATTGCCAACGATTGCTTGAAAAAGTTTTTCGCTTTTTACATCATCGCCAGTTGGGATAGTAACGCCCACGTTGACGGCCAAGCGATAGTTTTCGTGGTACAAGCAGTAGTAACCAAGCATGAATTCGATGTCGGCGATGCCGCTTGAACTATCATCGTTATTCGTTTTACCAAATTTTAAAAACTGCAGAGCAGCTTGCGCATTGGTAGCGTCGTTGTTGGCGCCGGTGCCATCAAAATAATTTTTCAAAGCGTTGGTAACTGATGTTGCAACAACGGCAGCTGTGCCAATGTTGATGGTTGCCGCATTGTACACTTCGGTAAAGTTGGCATTAATATTATTTTCAACATTAACAATTGGTACGTTGAGTGAGAAATAAAGACCATTCAGCGCTTTGTCTAAATTTTGGTGATGATTGAGCGTGATGCCGTACGCACGTTGTTGTGGGTTGAGGGAAAGTTGTACAAGCTCGGTTGGTGTGCCGCTGGCAATGCCTGCGGAGTAGTGTACAAAGTGGCGGTAGTTTAAGGTTTGTGCGGTAACCGGGGCGTTGCCGCTATTTGAGCCAAAGTTGAAATTATTTTCTTTAAGTTGGTTTGTTGGTGGGTTGGTTGCTGGTGCAAAATATTCGCCCGCCTCATCTTTGTCTGTTGATGCCTGATAATAACCAATTACTTGCAAGCAACCGTTGTAACCCTTGTTTGTGCCTTCTCGATGCATTAAGTTTTGCCAGCCGTTTACATTTTCAAGCGCCAAATTAACGCCGTGTGATCGTGGATTTAAAAATGTTTTATTGTGCGCATCGTCTGCGTGCACGTGCGCTATGGCTGCCAGTGCGGCGATGATAAGACTTTTTTGTATGACGTTCTTCATAAACTACGCTCTCCATAAACTTAAAAGACCGGTGTTTTTCAAAACTACATCATCAGCAACGTTAGCATGGTGGGGGTGGCAAAGGGAAGTATTTTGTTCTTTGTTTTGAAAGAGTTGTTTGTTACCCTGTTATTATCGTTGTTGTAGGCAATAATTTTTATGATACGATTGGGCTTATGAAAGAATTAGATATAAAAACAAAAGAAAAGATAATAAATATTGTGCATGCGCTTATCGCTGATGCTGATATTTATTTGTTTGGTTCGCGAGCAACTGGGCAGCACCATGCCCACTCAGATATTGACCTTGCACTCGATGCTGGAAAAAAATTGGATCGGTTGGTAGTTGGCGAGGTTAAAGATTTACTGAGCGCTTCAAATATTCCCTATAAATTTGATGTTGTTGATGTGCATAATGTTGGCGATGATTTAAAAAGAGATATTATGAAAGAGGGTGTTTTATGGGCAAAGAGAAAGTAACTAAAAAAATAGATCATTTTGAAAAAGCTTTAAAAACATTGAACACGGTTCTGGTAAGATTTGAAGAAGTGACGCCAGATTACAAAGATTATCTTTTTATTCGCGATTCACTTATTCAGCGCTTTGAATATTGTACTGATATGTTTTGGAAAGTTCTTCGTGAGTTTATTATAGAAAAGCATGGCGTTGATGTGCTGGCAAGTCCCAAGGCTGTTCTTAAAGAAGCATTTGATGTGTATTTGATTGATGAAAAGCAATATACGCAGTTATTGACATCCGTTAATGATCGGAATTTAACGTCGCATGCGTATCAAGAAGATGTTGCATTGCAGATTGTTGAATATGTTGCTGATTCTTACCAGCTCATGAAAATAATTATCGAAAAGATAAATCAAGAAATAAATCTTTAGCGCGAGTCCGCACGATTCAGTAAAGCATTTTATTAAAAATGAGTAATAAAAAAAGCCGGTCAGTACGACCGGCTTTTTGAAAAATAGCTTATGCGTGGAGTGCGTTAGAACGCAACGCCAGCCTTCGCGCCAATACCCCAGTTGCTAATACCGGTATTGTCTGAAGCCCATTCATAATGTCCGTTAAGACCTACAAACAATGGCACATCCCAGCCGTAGGTTGCGTAAGCAACGCCAGCATAGATTTTGTGTGTGAGTTGTGATGGTGTTTCTGCATTGTCGGTGGTAACGTTCTTTGAGTCAACAAGAGTAAGTCCGTTAACAAAGGAGGAACCGTTATTTGCTATACCAACAGAAGTATTTACATCTGGATTTACAATACCCCATGAGTTAGGACCAGCTGTAAGTTCACCAAAAATGGCTGTTGAACCTTTGCGATCAACATCTTCTTCTTCACGGAAGAACATGTTGTAACCAAGGTCGAACGTGAAGCCACAGTAGTGGTACGCAAAAGCAACGATCATATCAAGTTGGCTGCCTGGTGTAACGTCGCAATCAACGGTCAACATGTTTGCAGCTGGAACCAAGGTTACAGCGCCGCCAGTAGCGTTTGATTTGCCAACAAGTGCATAATGGCCCCAAGGAATGATGTTTCCTGCAGCGTCTTTCAAGCCAAGAGTTCTCTTTTCTGTGCCTTCAAACAAATAGCGATAGTTCAATGCTGAGTGGAAGGTCAAGCTGTGATCGCCATCGTGCCACATTGTTGCGCCGCCGTCAAAGCCTGCACCAAGTGCCCAATGATCGCCGTTACCAACAAGAGCTTCGAAAAGCTTTTTGCATTCTGCATCATCGCCGGTTGGGATGGTGAAGCCCATGTTCACTGCCAAACGGTATTTGTTTTTGTACAAGAAGTAATAACCAAGAATGAAGTCGATGTCTGCAACGCCTGTTGAGCTGTCTTCATTGTTTTTAGCACCAAACTTCAAGAATTGAAGAGCTGCTTGTGAGTTGTTTGCTGCATTATTTGAGAAAGTACCGTCGAAGTAACCTTTTAATGCATCAAGAGCTGAAGGTT includes these proteins:
- a CDS encoding nucleotidyltransferase substrate binding protein — its product is MGKEKVTKKIDHFEKALKTLNTVLVRFEEVTPDYKDYLFIRDSLIQRFEYCTDMFWKVLREFIIEKHGVDVLASPKAVLKEAFDVYLIDEKQYTQLLTSVNDRNLTSHAYQEDVALQIVEYVADSYQLMKIIIEKINQEINL
- a CDS encoding nucleotidyltransferase domain-containing protein, which encodes MKELDIKTKEKIINIVHALIADADIYLFGSRATGQHHAHSDIDLALDAGKKLDRLVVGEVKDLLSASNIPYKFDVVDVHNVGDDLKRDIMKEGVLWAKRK